One window of the Lysobacter sp. S4-A87 genome contains the following:
- the proB gene encoding glutamate 5-kinase yields the protein MSMPGSTADTAVRDFQAQPLPGWRRAVLKVGSSLLAGFSDQPDAAGLDPRHAAGLARFIAQARAQQREVVLVSSGAVAAGRGRIGAGGDSLVLRQALASLGQASLMGFWQQLSEQPVAQVLLTHDDLRNRRRYLNARATLRELLRLGTLPIINENDAVAVDELKLGDNDNLAAAVASLVDADLLLIATDIGGLYSAHPQRDPDARAINRIERITPELLLAASGGAGKLGTGGMRTKLEAAAKATAAGIPTALFCGRNDAVVRALGEGQLHGTLVLAQGDRLRARKQWLRHAPSSGRLLVDDGAVAALHRQGASLLPGGVAAVEGDFRRGDVIEIVATTTGAEPFARGLAQYSAMEIGRIARRHSNDIEAVLGFRYGESVIHRDDLVLLVVDPEVKA from the coding sequence ATGAGCATGCCTGGAAGTACCGCCGACACCGCCGTCCGGGACTTCCAGGCACAACCGCTGCCAGGCTGGCGGCGCGCCGTACTCAAGGTCGGCAGCAGCCTGCTCGCCGGCTTCTCCGACCAGCCCGACGCGGCGGGACTCGACCCTCGCCATGCCGCCGGGCTCGCGCGCTTCATCGCCCAGGCCCGCGCGCAGCAGCGCGAAGTGGTGCTGGTGTCGTCTGGCGCCGTCGCTGCCGGACGTGGCCGCATCGGTGCCGGTGGCGACAGCCTGGTGCTCCGGCAGGCGTTGGCCTCGCTCGGCCAGGCCTCGTTGATGGGGTTCTGGCAACAGTTGTCGGAGCAGCCGGTCGCGCAGGTCCTGCTCACCCACGACGACCTGCGCAACCGCCGACGCTACCTCAACGCCCGCGCCACGCTGCGCGAACTGTTGCGCCTGGGCACCTTGCCGATCATCAACGAGAACGACGCCGTCGCCGTCGACGAACTCAAGCTCGGCGACAACGACAATCTCGCCGCGGCCGTGGCCTCGCTCGTGGATGCCGATCTGCTGCTGATCGCCACCGACATCGGCGGGCTCTACAGCGCCCACCCGCAACGCGATCCCGATGCGCGCGCGATCAACCGCATCGAGCGGATCACGCCCGAACTGCTGCTGGCCGCCAGCGGCGGCGCCGGCAAGCTCGGCACCGGCGGCATGCGCACCAAGCTGGAGGCGGCGGCCAAGGCGACCGCGGCCGGAATTCCCACCGCGCTGTTCTGCGGTCGCAACGATGCGGTGGTGCGGGCACTGGGCGAGGGGCAGTTGCACGGCACGCTGGTGCTCGCACAGGGCGACCGTCTGCGCGCACGCAAGCAATGGCTGCGGCATGCGCCCTCGTCAGGGCGGCTGCTGGTCGACGACGGCGCGGTCGCGGCGCTGCACCGCCAGGGCGCATCGCTGCTGCCCGGTGGCGTGGCCGCCGTCGAAGGCGACTTCCGCCGCGGCGACGTGATCGAGATCGTGGCCACCACGACCGGCGCCGAGCCGTTCGCGCGCGGCCTGGCGCAGTACAGCGCGATGGAAATCGGCCGGATCGCGCGCAGGCACAGCAACGACATCGAAGCCGTGCTCGGCTTTCGCTATGGCGAATCGGTGATCCACCGTGACGATCTGGTGCTGCTGGTCGTCGACCCCGAGGTGAAGGCATGA
- the argH gene encoding argininosuccinate lyase yields the protein MSDLLWQKPGVKVDARIQQFLAGEDVILDREFFLFDIQASRAHAEGLQQIGILDADELAGLKTELETLAEDFRAGRFILDERFEDCHSAIESRLVERLGDAGKKIHTGRSRNDQILVATRLWLKDRLARVAATCRESAEVALARAEAEQGVPLPGYTHLQRAMVSSLGMWWAAWAEGFIDNAQRAVQTLQWVDANPLGSAAGYGVNLPLARDHTTAALGFGRMQVAATYAQISRGKFEMAAIEALSSALLDLRRLAWDLSLFTSAEFGFVALPSQYTTGSSIMPNKRNPDVIELMRASYSAAAAARTEIEQLLSLPSGYHRDLQFSKGAIFHAFGRGLGALELLPDLLRNLEWKAERMREALDPSMYATDLAVDLARQGLPFREAYKQAADPARWEQGDPEASLAARASPGAGAELRLGELRSRLAALR from the coding sequence ATGTCCGATCTGTTGTGGCAAAAACCCGGCGTCAAGGTCGACGCGCGCATCCAGCAGTTCCTCGCCGGCGAGGACGTGATCCTGGACCGCGAGTTCTTCCTGTTCGACATCCAGGCCAGTCGCGCGCACGCCGAAGGCCTGCAGCAGATCGGCATCCTCGATGCGGACGAGCTTGCCGGCCTGAAGACCGAGCTGGAAACACTGGCCGAAGACTTCCGTGCAGGCCGCTTCATCCTCGACGAGCGTTTCGAGGACTGCCATTCGGCGATCGAATCGCGCCTGGTCGAACGGCTCGGTGACGCCGGCAAGAAGATCCACACCGGCCGCAGCCGCAATGACCAGATCCTGGTGGCCACGCGCCTGTGGCTGAAGGACCGCCTGGCGCGCGTGGCGGCCACGTGCCGCGAGAGTGCCGAAGTGGCGCTCGCCCGCGCCGAGGCCGAGCAGGGCGTGCCGCTGCCGGGCTACACCCACCTGCAACGCGCGATGGTGTCGTCGCTGGGCATGTGGTGGGCGGCCTGGGCCGAAGGCTTCATCGACAACGCGCAGCGCGCCGTGCAGACGCTGCAGTGGGTCGATGCCAATCCGCTCGGCAGCGCGGCCGGCTACGGCGTCAACCTGCCGCTGGCGCGCGACCACACCACCGCCGCGCTCGGCTTCGGCCGCATGCAGGTCGCGGCGACCTACGCGCAGATATCGCGCGGCAAGTTCGAGATGGCCGCGATCGAGGCGCTGTCCTCGGCGCTGCTCGACCTGCGCCGCCTGGCCTGGGACCTGAGCCTGTTCACCAGTGCCGAATTCGGTTTCGTGGCGCTGCCGTCGCAGTACACCACCGGCAGTTCGATCATGCCGAACAAGCGCAACCCCGACGTCATCGAGCTGATGCGCGCGAGCTATTCGGCTGCCGCCGCCGCACGCACCGAAATCGAGCAGCTGCTGTCGCTGCCGTCGGGCTACCACCGCGACCTGCAGTTCTCCAAGGGCGCGATCTTCCACGCTTTCGGCCGCGGGCTGGGGGCGCTGGAGCTGTTGCCGGACCTGCTGCGGAACCTGGAGTGGAAGGCCGAGCGCATGCGCGAAGCGCTCGATCCTTCGATGTATGCGACCGACCTGGCCGTCGACCTGGCACGACAGGGCCTGCCGTTCCGCGAGGCCTACAAGCAGGCCGCAGACCCCGCACGCTGGGAACAGGGCGATCCCGAAGCGAGCCTGGCGGCACGGGCGTCGCCCGGCGCTGGCGCCGAACTGCGGCTGGGCGAACTGCGAAGCCGACTGGCAGCATTGCGATGA
- the argC gene encoding N-acetyl-gamma-glutamyl-phosphate reductase, with product MEHPDVTKSVGIVGARGYVGAELIRLIAAHPVFELAFVSSRELVGQRVADHIPEYQGELRYNSPSHEELPAPGADAVVLALPNGKAAACVAAFDAAGADPVIVDLSADYRFDDGWYYGLPELTRGQYSGQRRISNPGCYATAMQLAVAPMLDALAGPVQCFGVSGYSGAGTSPSDKNDPGKLRDNLMPYALTNHVHEREVTRQLGHEVQFLPHVAPHFRGLTITANLPLARAFAREEVVSRYVDRYAGEPLVDVGDEAPWVSAIAGRHHVELGGFTLTPDGKRLVVVATEDNLLKGAATQALQNLNLAFGLDEMAGITR from the coding sequence ATGGAGCATCCGGACGTGACTAAGTCCGTTGGCATCGTCGGCGCGCGCGGTTACGTCGGCGCCGAACTCATCCGCCTGATCGCCGCGCACCCGGTATTCGAACTCGCGTTCGTGTCCTCGCGCGAGCTGGTCGGGCAGCGCGTCGCCGACCATATCCCGGAGTACCAGGGTGAGCTGCGCTACAACTCGCCCTCGCACGAGGAGTTGCCGGCGCCGGGCGCCGACGCGGTCGTGCTGGCGCTGCCCAACGGCAAGGCCGCGGCGTGCGTGGCGGCGTTCGACGCGGCCGGCGCCGATCCCGTCATCGTTGACCTTTCGGCCGACTACCGTTTCGACGACGGCTGGTACTACGGCCTGCCGGAGCTCACCCGCGGCCAGTACAGCGGCCAGCGCCGCATCAGCAATCCCGGCTGCTATGCCACGGCGATGCAGCTGGCAGTCGCGCCGATGCTCGACGCGCTTGCAGGTCCGGTGCAGTGCTTCGGTGTGTCGGGCTATTCCGGCGCCGGCACCTCGCCTTCGGACAAGAACGACCCCGGCAAGCTGCGCGACAACCTGATGCCGTACGCGCTGACCAACCACGTGCACGAGCGCGAAGTCACCCGCCAGCTTGGCCACGAAGTGCAGTTCCTGCCGCACGTGGCGCCGCATTTCCGCGGGCTCACCATCACCGCCAACCTGCCGCTGGCCAGGGCCTTCGCGCGCGAAGAGGTGGTGTCGCGCTATGTTGACCGCTACGCAGGCGAGCCGCTGGTCGATGTCGGCGACGAGGCCCCCTGGGTCAGCGCGATTGCCGGGCGCCACCATGTCGAGCTCGGCGGCTTCACCCTGACGCCCGACGGCAAGCGCCTGGTGGTGGTTGCCACCGAGGACAACCTGCTCAAGGGTGCGGCGACGCAGGCGTTGCAGAACCTCAACCTGGCGTTTGGCCTGGACGAAATGGCCGGCATCACGCGCTGA
- a CDS encoding GNAT family protein produces MPATADHWSVVPTLRGQHVALEPLQAAHAGDLRAALGAGELSRLWYTSVPAPEQVESYISAALDVQDQGKAMAFAVRDASGDIVGSTRYYDLDQSVPRVQIGYTWYAPKVQRTGLNTEAKLLLLGHAFETMGSICVGFETSWFNLASRAAIARLGAKQDGILRSHRRHADGSVRDTVAFSIIESEWPAVKRNLLHKLQNHGASGRD; encoded by the coding sequence ATGCCAGCGACCGCCGACCACTGGAGCGTCGTCCCGACCCTGCGCGGCCAGCACGTCGCGCTGGAGCCGCTGCAGGCGGCCCATGCCGGGGACTTGCGCGCCGCGCTCGGCGCCGGCGAGCTGTCGCGCCTGTGGTACACCAGCGTGCCGGCGCCGGAGCAGGTCGAGTCGTACATCAGCGCCGCGCTGGACGTGCAGGACCAGGGCAAGGCCATGGCATTCGCGGTGCGCGACGCCAGTGGCGACATCGTCGGCAGCACCCGCTATTACGACCTCGACCAGTCCGTTCCGCGCGTGCAGATCGGCTACACCTGGTACGCCCCGAAGGTGCAGCGCACCGGCCTCAACACCGAGGCCAAGCTGCTGTTGCTTGGCCATGCCTTCGAGACCATGGGCAGCATCTGCGTCGGCTTCGAGACCAGCTGGTTCAACCTGGCATCGCGCGCAGCCATCGCCCGGCTCGGTGCCAAACAGGACGGAATCCTGCGCAGCCACCGGCGCCATGCCGACGGCAGCGTGCGCGACACCGTGGCCTTCTCGATCATCGAATCGGAATGGCCGGCGGTGAAACGCAATCTTCTTCACAAGTTGCAGAACCATGGAGCATCCGGACGTGACTAA
- a CDS encoding acetylglutamate kinase, translated as MNDSRDIQTRQTIVRLLSSMASAKEISQYLKRFSQLDAKRFAVVKVGGAVLRDDLEALTSSLAFLQDVGLTPIVIHGAGPQLDDEMAAAGIVKQTVNGLRVTSPEALAIVRRVFQSQNLKLVEALQAFDARATSIVSGVFESEYLDRDTYGLVGEVQRVNLAPIEASLRAGSIPVIASLGETAGGQILNVNADFAANELVQKLQPYKIVFLTGTGGLLDDAGKVIDSINLSTEYEHLMSQPWINGGMRVKIEQIKDLLDKLPLTSSVSITKPAELAKELFTHKGSGTLVRRGERVLQVTRWGELDLERLRGLIESAFGRRLMPDYFERTTLHRAYVSENYRAAVILTQEDAGIYLDKFAVLDEAQGEGLGRAVWHVMREQNPRLFWRSRHGNPVNPFYYAESDGCIKQEKWKVFWYGMDGFDEIERCVEHCSGRTATLKD; from the coding sequence ATGAACGATTCTCGTGACATCCAGACTCGCCAGACCATCGTGCGCCTGCTTTCGAGCATGGCCAGTGCGAAGGAAATCTCGCAGTACCTGAAGCGTTTCTCCCAGCTCGATGCCAAGCGCTTCGCCGTGGTCAAGGTCGGCGGCGCCGTGCTGCGCGACGACCTCGAGGCGCTGACGTCCTCGCTAGCGTTCCTGCAGGACGTCGGCCTGACCCCGATCGTGATCCACGGCGCCGGGCCGCAGCTCGACGACGAGATGGCCGCCGCCGGCATCGTCAAGCAGACCGTCAACGGCCTGCGCGTGACTTCGCCGGAAGCACTGGCGATCGTGCGCCGCGTGTTCCAGTCGCAGAACCTCAAGCTGGTCGAGGCGCTGCAGGCGTTCGATGCGCGCGCTACGTCAATCGTGTCAGGCGTGTTCGAGTCCGAATACCTGGACCGCGACACTTACGGCCTGGTCGGCGAAGTGCAACGCGTCAACCTGGCGCCGATCGAGGCCAGCCTGCGCGCCGGCTCGATCCCGGTCATCGCCAGCCTCGGCGAGACCGCCGGTGGCCAGATCCTCAACGTCAACGCCGACTTCGCCGCCAACGAGCTGGTGCAGAAGCTGCAGCCGTACAAGATCGTGTTCCTGACCGGCACCGGTGGCCTGCTCGACGATGCCGGCAAGGTCATCGACTCGATCAACCTGTCGACCGAGTACGAGCACCTGATGTCGCAGCCGTGGATCAACGGCGGCATGCGCGTGAAGATCGAACAGATCAAGGACCTGCTCGACAAGCTGCCGCTGACCTCGTCGGTGTCGATCACCAAGCCGGCGGAACTGGCCAAGGAACTGTTCACCCACAAGGGCTCGGGCACGCTGGTGCGCCGCGGCGAGCGCGTGCTGCAGGTCACCCGCTGGGGCGAGCTCGACCTGGAACGCCTGCGCGGCCTGATCGAATCGGCCTTCGGCCGTCGCCTGATGCCGGACTATTTCGAGCGCACCACGCTGCACCGTGCCTATGTCAGCGAGAACTACCGCGCCGCGGTGATCCTCACCCAGGAGGACGCCGGCATCTACCTCGACAAGTTCGCCGTGCTCGACGAGGCGCAGGGCGAAGGCCTTGGCCGCGCCGTGTGGCACGTCATGCGCGAGCAGAATCCGCGCCTGTTCTGGCGTTCGCGCCACGGCAATCCGGTCAATCCGTTCTACTACGCCGAGTCTGACGGCTGCATCAAGCAGGAGAAGTGGAAGGTGTTCTGGTACGGCATGGATGGCTTCGACGAGATCGAACGCTGCGTCGAGCATTGCTCGGGGCGCACGGCGACGTTGAAGGACTGA
- a CDS encoding acetylornithine deacetylase, with product MLAKTLKHLDALVSYDTRNPPRDIGTGGIFDYLRSQLTGFRIEVTDHGDGAVSMLAVRGNPTRLFNVHLDTVPSSEAWSADPHRLRVTADRAIGLGACDIKGAAAGLVTAASVTQGDAAFLFSTDEEANDARCVAAFLGSQHGFNEVVVAEPTQCEAVLAHRGISSVLLRFRGVAGHASGANAMQASALHQAIRWGGHALDYVESQAHQRFGGLTGLRFNIGRVEGGIKANMIAPSAELRFGFRPLPSMSIDALHERFGTLVEAGAIERYEETFRGPSLPSGDVADAEQRRLEARDLADALQLPIGNAVDFWTEASLFSNAGMTALVYGPGDIAQAHTADEWVALEQLQRYTDSIIRILD from the coding sequence ATGCTCGCAAAAACCCTCAAGCACCTCGACGCCCTGGTCTCGTACGACACCCGCAATCCACCGCGGGACATCGGCACCGGTGGCATCTTCGATTACCTGCGCTCGCAGCTGACCGGTTTCCGCATCGAGGTCACCGACCACGGCGACGGCGCGGTGTCGATGCTGGCCGTGCGCGGCAATCCCACGCGCCTGTTCAACGTGCATCTGGACACGGTGCCGTCGTCGGAAGCGTGGAGCGCCGATCCGCACAGGCTGCGCGTCACCGCCGACCGCGCGATCGGACTGGGTGCCTGCGACATCAAGGGCGCCGCGGCCGGACTGGTGACCGCCGCCTCGGTGACGCAGGGCGATGCCGCCTTCCTGTTCTCGACCGACGAGGAGGCCAACGATGCCCGTTGCGTTGCCGCGTTCCTGGGCAGCCAGCACGGCTTCAACGAAGTCGTCGTTGCCGAGCCGACGCAGTGCGAGGCGGTGCTGGCCCATCGCGGCATCAGCTCGGTGCTGCTGCGCTTCCGCGGCGTTGCCGGCCATGCGTCGGGTGCGAATGCGATGCAGGCCAGTGCCTTGCACCAGGCGATCCGCTGGGGCGGGCACGCGCTGGACTACGTCGAGAGCCAGGCGCACCAGCGTTTCGGCGGCCTGACCGGTTTGCGCTTCAACATCGGTCGCGTCGAAGGCGGGATCAAGGCCAACATGATCGCGCCGAGCGCGGAACTGCGTTTCGGTTTCCGTCCGCTGCCGTCGATGTCGATCGACGCGCTGCACGAGCGTTTCGGCACGCTGGTCGAGGCCGGTGCGATCGAGCGTTACGAGGAAACCTTCCGCGGTCCTTCGCTGCCGTCGGGAGACGTTGCCGATGCCGAGCAGCGGCGCCTGGAGGCCCGCGACCTGGCCGATGCACTGCAGCTGCCGATCGGCAATGCCGTCGATTTCTGGACCGAGGCCTCGCTGTTCTCCAACGCCGGCATGACCGCGCTGGTCTATGGCCCGGGTGATATCGCCCAGGCCCATACCGCCGACGAATGGGTGGCCCTGGAACAACTGCAGCGCTACACCGACTCCATCATCCGGATTCTGGATTGA
- a CDS encoding argininosuccinate synthase has translation MSKDIVLAFSGGLDTSFCVPYLKERGWNVHTVFADTGGVDAEERAFIEERAAELGVASHVTVDGGPAIWEGFVKPFVWAGEGYQGQYPLLVSDRYLIVEAALKRCEELGTKAIAHGCTGMGNDQVRFDLAVKALGDYEIVAPIREIQKEHTEVRAYEQKYLEERGFGVRAKQKAYTINENLLGLTMSGGEIDRWQAPGEGAVGWCKPRSEWPAQALRVKVSFVNGEAVALDDEKMDGHKMLARLNGLFAQYGVGRGLYTGDTTIGLKGRIIFEAPGLTALLTAHRALEEAVLSKQQNRFKPDVARKWVELVYEGFFHDPLKTDLEAFLQSSQSTVNGDVVLETQGGLVSAVAIESRHILNAKGATYAQAADWGVAEAEGFIKLFGMSSTLWAEINRK, from the coding sequence ATGAGCAAAGACATCGTCCTCGCCTTCTCCGGCGGCCTCGACACCAGCTTCTGCGTGCCCTACCTGAAGGAGCGCGGCTGGAACGTGCACACCGTGTTCGCCGACACCGGCGGCGTCGATGCCGAAGAGCGCGCCTTCATCGAGGAGCGCGCGGCCGAACTGGGCGTCGCCTCGCACGTCACCGTCGACGGCGGCCCGGCGATCTGGGAAGGCTTCGTCAAGCCGTTCGTCTGGGCCGGCGAGGGCTACCAGGGCCAGTACCCGCTGCTGGTGTCCGACCGCTACCTGATCGTCGAAGCCGCGCTCAAGCGTTGCGAGGAGCTCGGCACGAAGGCGATCGCGCACGGCTGCACCGGCATGGGCAACGACCAGGTGCGTTTCGACCTGGCCGTGAAGGCGCTGGGCGACTACGAGATCGTGGCGCCGATCCGCGAGATCCAGAAGGAGCACACCGAGGTTCGCGCCTACGAGCAGAAGTACCTGGAGGAGCGCGGCTTCGGTGTGCGCGCCAAGCAGAAGGCCTACACGATCAACGAGAACCTGCTCGGCCTGACCATGTCCGGCGGCGAGATCGACCGTTGGCAGGCGCCGGGCGAGGGTGCGGTCGGCTGGTGCAAGCCACGCAGCGAATGGCCGGCGCAGGCGTTGCGGGTGAAGGTCAGCTTCGTCAACGGCGAGGCGGTTGCGCTCGACGACGAGAAGATGGACGGCCACAAGATGCTGGCCAGGCTCAACGGCCTGTTCGCGCAGTACGGCGTCGGCCGCGGCCTGTACACCGGCGACACCACGATCGGCCTGAAGGGCCGCATCATCTTCGAGGCGCCGGGCCTGACCGCGCTGCTGACCGCGCACCGCGCACTGGAAGAAGCCGTGCTGAGCAAGCAGCAGAACCGCTTCAAGCCGGACGTGGCGCGCAAGTGGGTGGAGCTGGTGTACGAGGGCTTCTTCCACGATCCGCTCAAGACCGACCTGGAAGCATTCCTGCAGTCGAGCCAGTCGACCGTCAATGGCGACGTCGTGCTGGAAACGCAGGGCGGCCTGGTCAGCGCGGTGGCGATCGAGTCCAGGCACATCCTCAATGCCAAGGGCGCGACCTACGCCCAGGCGGCGGACTGGGGCGTGGCCGAGGCCGAGGGCTTCATCAAGCTGTTCGGCATGAGCAGCACGCTGTGGGCTGAGATCAACCGCAAGTAA
- a CDS encoding N-acetylornithine carbamoyltransferase: MTALGNRHFLNTQDWSRADLDALLAQAAEFKRSKAGEQLKGKSIALVFFNPSMRTRTSFELGAFQLGGHAVVLQPGKDAWPIEFNLGTVMDGDTEEHIAEVAKVLGRYVDLIGVRAFPKFVDWQYDREDIVLKSFAKYSPVPVINMETITHPCQELAHILALQEHFGTSDLRGKKYVLTWTYHPKPLNTAVANSALTIATRMGMDVTLLCPTPDYILDQRYMDWAEQNVAESGGSLAVSHDIESAYSGADVVYAKSWGALPFFGNWGPEKPIRDQYKHFIVDEAKMALTNNGVFSHCLPLRRNVKATDAVMDSPQCIAIDEAENRLHVQKAIMAALIGR; the protein is encoded by the coding sequence ATGACCGCTCTTGGCAACAGACACTTCCTCAACACCCAGGACTGGTCGCGCGCCGACCTCGACGCGCTGCTGGCGCAGGCCGCCGAGTTCAAGCGCAGCAAGGCCGGCGAGCAGCTCAAGGGCAAGTCGATCGCCCTGGTGTTCTTCAATCCGTCGATGCGCACCCGCACCAGCTTCGAGCTGGGCGCGTTCCAGCTCGGCGGCCATGCGGTGGTGCTGCAGCCGGGCAAGGACGCGTGGCCGATCGAGTTCAACCTCGGCACGGTCATGGACGGCGATACCGAGGAGCACATCGCCGAGGTCGCCAAGGTGCTCGGCCGCTACGTCGACCTGATCGGCGTGCGCGCGTTCCCGAAGTTCGTCGACTGGCAGTACGACCGCGAGGACATCGTCCTCAAGAGCTTCGCCAAGTACTCGCCGGTGCCGGTGATCAACATGGAGACGATCACCCATCCGTGCCAGGAGCTGGCGCACATCCTCGCGCTGCAGGAGCACTTCGGCACCAGCGACCTGCGCGGCAAGAAGTACGTGCTGACCTGGACCTACCACCCCAAGCCGCTCAACACGGCGGTGGCCAACTCGGCGCTGACGATCGCCACGCGCATGGGCATGGACGTGACCCTGCTGTGCCCGACGCCCGACTACATCCTCGATCAGCGCTACATGGACTGGGCCGAGCAGAACGTCGCCGAGAGCGGCGGTTCGCTCGCCGTCAGCCATGACATCGAAAGTGCCTACAGCGGCGCAGACGTGGTCTACGCCAAGAGCTGGGGCGCATTGCCGTTCTTCGGCAACTGGGGCCCGGAAAAGCCCATTCGCGACCAGTACAAGCACTTCATCGTCGACGAGGCGAAGATGGCGCTGACCAACAACGGCGTCTTCAGCCACTGCCTGCCGCTGCGGCGGAACGTGAAAGCGACCGATGCGGTGATGGACTCGCCGCAGTGCATCGCCATCGACGAGGCCGAGAACCGTCTGCACGTGCAGAAGGCGATCATGGCCGCCCTGATCGGCCGCTGA
- the cysS gene encoding cysteine--tRNA ligase — protein sequence MSLHLFNSLTRRVEPFVPLDPARPTMYVCGPTVYNFVHIGNARGPVVFGVLAELLRRRFGALAYARNITDVDDKINNAAREQGVPISAITSRFAAAYREDMAALGVKAPDLEPEATAHIGQIIAMIERLIEVGHAYAAEGHALFSVASYPDYGKLSRRDPEEMLAGARVDVAPYKRDPGDFVLWKPSTDDLPGWDSPWGRGRPGWHIECSAMAAAHLGETIDIHAGGVDLQFPHHENEIAQSECAHGGRVFARHWLHNGMLNFGGAKMAKSVGNIQRVHDLVREYPPEALRLALLSAHYRQPLEWSDGLIEQSVRTLDRLYGTLRDLADCTVATPLVIPAGIESALDDDLNTPQVLAEIARIAGDARKAESADERARLKGELLGAGLALGLLQQDPAQWFSRGAGNEDDDRIQALIDERIAAKKARDFARADAIRDQLAGEGILLEDTAQGVRWKRA from the coding sequence ATGAGCCTGCACCTTTTCAACAGCCTGACGCGACGGGTCGAGCCGTTCGTGCCCCTCGACCCCGCCCGCCCGACCATGTACGTGTGCGGGCCCACGGTCTACAACTTCGTTCACATCGGCAATGCCCGCGGCCCGGTCGTCTTCGGGGTCCTGGCCGAGCTGCTGCGCCGCCGGTTCGGCGCGCTGGCCTACGCCCGCAACATCACCGACGTCGACGACAAGATCAATAACGCGGCCCGCGAACAGGGCGTGCCCATTTCGGCGATCACCAGCCGCTTCGCCGCCGCCTACCGCGAGGACATGGCTGCGCTGGGCGTGAAGGCCCCGGACCTGGAGCCGGAAGCGACGGCCCACATCGGCCAGATCATCGCCATGATCGAGCGTCTGATCGAGGTCGGCCACGCTTATGCGGCCGAAGGCCATGCGCTGTTCTCGGTCGCCAGCTACCCCGACTACGGCAAGCTTTCGCGCCGCGACCCCGAAGAAATGCTGGCCGGCGCCCGCGTCGACGTGGCCCCCTACAAGCGCGATCCGGGCGACTTCGTGCTGTGGAAGCCCTCCACCGACGACCTCCCCGGCTGGGACTCGCCGTGGGGCCGTGGTCGCCCGGGCTGGCACATCGAGTGCTCGGCGATGGCCGCCGCCCACCTGGGCGAGACCATCGACATCCATGCCGGCGGCGTCGACCTGCAGTTCCCGCACCACGAGAACGAGATCGCCCAGAGCGAGTGCGCGCACGGCGGCCGGGTCTTCGCCCGCCACTGGCTGCACAACGGCATGCTCAACTTCGGCGGCGCCAAGATGGCCAAGTCGGTGGGCAACATCCAGCGCGTGCACGACCTGGTGCGCGAGTACCCGCCCGAGGCGCTGCGCCTGGCGTTGCTGTCGGCGCATTACCGGCAGCCGCTGGAGTGGTCCGATGGCCTGATCGAACAGAGCGTGCGCACGCTCGATCGGCTTTACGGGACGTTGCGTGATCTGGCCGATTGCACGGTGGCGACGCCGCTGGTGATCCCGGCCGGCATCGAATCCGCGCTGGACGATGACCTCAACACCCCGCAGGTGCTGGCCGAGATCGCCCGCATTGCCGGCGATGCGCGCAAGGCCGAGTCGGCCGACGAACGCGCGCGCCTCAAGGGCGAACTGCTCGGTGCCGGTCTCGCCCTGGGCCTGCTGCAGCAGGACCCGGCGCAGTGGTTCTCGCGCGGTGCCGGCAACGAGGATGACGACCGCATCCAGGCGCTGATCGACGAGCGCATCGCGGCCAAGAAGGCGCGCGACTTCGCCCGCGCCGACGCCATCCGCGACCAGCTCGCCGGCGAGGGCATCCTGCTCGAGGACACGGCCCAGGGCGTGCGCTGGAAGCGGGCCTAG
- a CDS encoding SufE family protein — translation MNAIAAPASPFPIEASPSEAQAAIRDEFAFFGDWSERYQYLIDLGRKLPDLPDEWKTEEHRLHGCQSMVWIVAEGDADRLDFHAISDSAIVSGLIYLALRVYSGRSAAQIAATDANYIADIGLAKHLSPTRSNGLAAILGFIRDQARLRL, via the coding sequence ATGAACGCCATCGCCGCCCCCGCCAGTCCTTTCCCCATCGAAGCCTCGCCCAGCGAGGCGCAGGCCGCGATCCGCGACGAGTTCGCCTTCTTCGGCGACTGGTCCGAGCGCTACCAGTACCTGATCGACCTGGGCCGCAAGCTGCCCGACCTGCCGGACGAGTGGAAGACCGAGGAACATCGCCTGCACGGTTGCCAGTCGATGGTGTGGATCGTCGCCGAGGGCGACGCCGACCGCCTCGACTTCCATGCCATCAGCGACTCGGCGATCGTCTCGGGCCTGATCTACCTGGCCCTGCGCGTGTACTCGGGCCGCAGCGCGGCGCAGATCGCCGCCACCGATGCCAACTACATCGCCGACATCGGCCTGGCCAAGCACCTCTCGCCTACCCGCAGCAACGGCCTGGCCGCCATCCTCGGTTTCATCCGCGACCAGGCCCGGCTGCGGCTGTGA